One window from the genome of Pseudoliparis swirei isolate HS2019 ecotype Mariana Trench chromosome 24, NWPU_hadal_v1, whole genome shotgun sequence encodes:
- the LOC130190231 gene encoding retinol dehydrogenase 8-like, whose amino-acid sequence MATPGQKVVLITGCSSGIGLRMAVMLANDEQKRYHVVATMRDLKRKDKLLEAAGDAYGRTLSLAALDVCNDESVQQCINGIKGRHVDVLVNNAGIGLVGPIESIPIEEMKKVFETNFFGVIRMIKEVMPDMKRRRGGHILVVSSVMGLQGVVFNDVYAASKFATEGFCECLAVQLLKFNVTLSMIEPGPVHTEFEAKMIQDVKLKEYPGTDPDTVHYFKNVYLPSSVDIFETLGQTPDDIARCTKKVIESSRPRFRNLTNPLYTPIVALKYADETGGLSVHAFYHMLFDLGPLMHVSMTAMKYLTCGCLRSRTVSPN is encoded by the exons ATGGCGACTCCCGGGCAGAAAGTGGTGCTGATCACCGGCTGCTCCTCCGGTATCGGCCTGAGGATGGCCGTGATGCTGGCTAATGATGAGCAGAAGCGTTACCACG TCGTGGCAACGATGCGCGACCTGAAGCGTAAGGATAAGCTGCTGGAGGCTGCCGGGGACGCGTACGGGAGAACTCTGTCTCTGGCCGCGCTGGACGTCTGCAACGACGAGTCCGTCCAGCAGTGTATCAACGGCATCAAAGGCCGACACGTGGACGTCCTCG tcaACAACGCGGGTATCGGCCTGGTGGGTCCGATAGAGAGCATCCCCAtcgaggagatgaagaaagtgTTCGAGACCAATTTCTTCGGGGTGATCCGCATGATCAAGGAGGTGATGCcggacatgaagaggaggagagggggacacATCCTCGTGGTCAGCAGTGTGATGGGACTGCAAG GCGTGGTGTTCAACGACGTGTACGCGGCCTCCAAGTTCGCCACGGAGGGGTTCTGCGAGTGTCTGGCGGTGCAGCTCTTGAAGTTCAACGTCAC GTTGTCCATGATAGAGCCGGGCCCGGTTCACACTGAATTTGAGGCGAAGATGATCCAGGACGTGAAGCTGAAGGAGTATCCCGGAACCGACCCCGACACGGTGCACTACTTCAAGAACGTCTATCTCCCTTCGTCCGTCGACATCTTCGAGACGCTCGGACAAACGCCGGATGACATCGCCAGA TGCACAAAGAAGGTGATTGAATCCAGCAGGCCGCGTTTCCGTAACCTGACCAACCCGTTGTACACGCCCATCGTGGCGCTGAAATACGCCGATGAGACCGGAGGCCTGTCTGTCCACGCCTTCTACCACATGCTCTTCGACCTGGGGCCCCTGATGCACGTCAGCATGACCGCCATGAAGTACCTCACCTGTGGATGTCTGAGGAGCAGGACGGTGTCGCCAAACTAG